A single window of Lutzomyia longipalpis isolate SR_M1_2022 chromosome 1, ASM2433408v1 DNA harbors:
- the LOC129792832 gene encoding chymotrypsin-2-like — protein sequence MNFFFVLSLLLILNLSSTRSHRIVGGGNAKNPYPYQISLQVFSRGQYHHNCGGSIINERYVVTAAHCLERYQASRLEILAGTSTLSSGGDRYKVQEFLIHPDYQRLYTSDIALMKTDRPFDFSNENISRVSYSDEYVDGGEEAILTGWGNIFPIRPGAIPNNLQQVNLVTLSHSGCSNFQNVTPTEICTHRLFGGACGGDSGGPLVRKKDKTLIGVVSYGLRVCGTGYPDVFTRTSPFKQWIDENSSVTAD from the exons ATGAACTTCTTCTTCGTTCTCAgtttattgttaattttgaatttaagcTCTACAAGGAGCCACAGGATTGTGGGTGGAGGAAATGCTAAAAATCCATATCCTTACCAAATATCTCTTCAAGTCTTCAGCAGAGGACAATACCATCACAACTGTGGAGGATCAATTATAAATGAACGATATGTTGTTACAGCTGCCCATTGCTTGGAAAG GTATCAGGCGAGTCGATTGGAAATTTTGGCGGGAACTTCTACCCTCTCCAGCGGTGGTGATAGATACAAAgtccaagaatttttaatacatcCCGACTACCAACGACTCTACACCAGCGATATAGCCCTCATGAAAACTGACCGACCCTTTGAtttctcaaatgaaaatatctcAAGAGTCTCCTACAGTGATGAATATGTCGATGGGGGAGAAGAGGCAATTCTTACAGGATGGGGGAATATTTTCCCAATAAGACCCGGTGCTATTCCCAATAATCTGCAGCAAGTTAATCTCGTTACTTTAAGTCATTCCGGATGCAGTAATTTCCAAAATGTCACCCCAACGGAAATATGCACACACAGGCTCTTTGGGGGTGCTTGTGGG GGAGATTCAGGAGGTCCTTTGGtgagaaagaaagataaaacCCTTATTGGAGTTGTTTCATATGGATTGAGAGTTTGTGGGACAGGATATCCTGACGTTTTTACCAGGACATCCCCTTTCAAGCAATGGATCGATGAGAACAGTTCTGTAACTGCTGACTAA
- the LOC129787634 gene encoding chymotrypsin-1-like: protein MRCKVAVVAVIGVLSWGIVGQEISTQDSSTKGEQRIVGGKNAEEPYPYQISLQVFVKGNKVGPFGRDDGYRHNCGGSIINDYYVVTAAHCVEDYSVDRLEILAGTSKLDSGGERYKVDNYLIHPDYEVLNTSDIALIRTTEPFNFSNPNIGTIDYNDEYIGGGVECVLTGWGYTTPIRIGNPPNDLQEVYVPTITNEQCREEGMSVNPTEICTKSEKLFTGACGGDSGGPLAIKERNLLVGIVSYGTIICAIGSPDVFTRASAFKEWIDENSQA, encoded by the exons ATGAGGTGCAAAGTAGCAGTTGTAGCAGTTATTGGTGTTCTATCTTGGGGTATTGTGGGGCAGGAAATTTCAACGCAGGATTCTAGTACAAAAGGAGAACAAAGGATTGTTGGAGGGAAAAATGCTGAGGAACCATATCCTTATCAAATTTCCCTTCAAGTGTTTGTCAAGGGTAACAAAGTGGGACCATTTGGGCGGGATGATGGCTATCGTCACAACTGCGGAGGATCCATCATCAATGACTATTATGTTGTCACAGCAGCTCATTGCGTTGAAGA CTATTCGGTAGACCGTCTTGAAATCCTAGCTGGAACAAGTAAATTGGACAGTGGGGGTGAGAGATACAAAGTTGACAACTATCTGATTCATCCTGACTATGAAGTCCTCAATACAAGTGACATTGCTTTGATAAGAACAACTGAACCATTCAATTTCTCCAATCCAAATATTGGAACGATTGATTACAATGACGAATACATTGGGGGTGGAGTTGAATGCGTTCTCACAGGATGGGGCTATACCACCCCCATTAGAATTGGAAATCCACCAAATGATCTCCAGGAAGTTTATGTTCCAACAATTACAAATGAACAGTGCAGAGAAGAAGGGATGAGTGTTAATCCAACGGAAATTTGTACAAAgtctgaaaaactttttacagGAGCATGTGGG GGGGACTCTGGTGGTCCTTTGGCTATCAAGGAGCGTAATCTTTTAGTTGGGATTGTATCGTATGGTACCATTATATGTGCTATTGGGTCTCCTGATGTCTTCACAAGGGCTTCAGCATTCAAGGAATGGATTGACGAAAACAGTCAagcttaa